The Acidianus manzaensis genome has a window encoding:
- a CDS encoding PEP/pyruvate-binding domain-containing protein: MSIYKLNQVSLNMINEVGRKSAYLGEMMHSDIKVPDGIVVSQSVFRSYLEYVKPEIDRILSKSNLKDLESAKNSYEEIKDVFLSVPLDKEIQQEIDKNLSPLKSEYFAVRPTVTSSINGPSFAGELETYLFVPKSEISSYIRLAWASYFNPRSIAYRILYGENIPIAVLIQEMVNPLSAGTVFTLHPVEFDTQKVLIESSWGLGEAVTKGIVTPDEFILTKNERLVREKRISKKDVKLVYDFSSKKVREVELDDEEALKPSISDRDAIKIGNIALKIEDMLKKPVNIEWAISNGELYILEVRGIKASYEIS; this comes from the coding sequence ATGAGCATTTATAAATTAAATCAAGTTTCATTAAATATGATAAACGAAGTAGGAAGAAAATCAGCATATTTAGGCGAAATGATGCATTCTGATATAAAAGTTCCTGATGGTATAGTAGTATCTCAATCAGTATTCAGATCGTATTTAGAGTATGTAAAACCAGAAATAGATAGAATATTATCAAAATCTAATTTGAAAGATTTGGAAAGTGCTAAAAACAGTTATGAGGAGATTAAAGATGTATTTTTATCAGTACCACTAGACAAAGAAATACAGCAAGAAATAGATAAAAACTTATCTCCTCTAAAATCTGAATATTTTGCAGTAAGGCCTACTGTAACATCTTCGATAAATGGACCAAGCTTTGCAGGAGAGCTAGAAACATATCTTTTTGTTCCAAAAAGTGAAATTTCATCTTATATTAGATTAGCTTGGGCTAGTTATTTCAATCCAAGAAGTATAGCCTATAGAATCTTATATGGAGAAAACATACCGATAGCAGTGTTAATTCAAGAAATGGTAAATCCATTAAGTGCGGGTACTGTATTTACTTTACATCCTGTAGAATTCGATACCCAGAAAGTCCTTATAGAATCTTCTTGGGGATTAGGAGAAGCAGTAACTAAGGGCATAGTAACGCCAGATGAATTTATACTAACAAAGAATGAAAGACTTGTAAGAGAAAAAAGAATATCTAAAAAAGATGTAAAATTAGTTTATGATTTTTCTTCTAAGAAAGTTAGAGAAGTGGAATTAGATGATGAAGAAGCTTTAAAGCCTAGTATTTCTGATAGAGATGCAATAAAAATAGGAAATATAGCATTAAAAATCGAAGATATGCTTAAAAAACCCGTTAACATTGAGTGGGCAATTTCTAATGGAGAATTATATATTTTAGAAGTAAGAGGTATTAAAGCATCATACGAAATAAGTTAA
- a CDS encoding peroxiredoxin produces the protein MNLKAYVYLGIKMKLYQKFPDTQVLTTKGPIDFYKDIFGKGKWLFLFAHPADFTPVCTTEFVAFAKAYDEFKKLNVELVGMSVDSIYSHIAWLNDIQQRFNVEIPFPLIADPDKKLARLLDIVDEASGVTIRAVFLVNPEGIIRFMAYYPIEYGRKIDELLRITKAALVNYKAKVSLPVNWEPGDDVILPTPTTLDEAQLRLKLPNSKSWYLAYKKYEELPENQRV, from the coding sequence ATGAATCTAAAGGCTTATGTTTATTTAGGGATAAAAATGAAACTTTATCAAAAGTTTCCAGATACACAAGTATTAACTACTAAAGGACCTATAGATTTCTACAAAGATATATTTGGAAAAGGAAAATGGCTATTCCTATTTGCTCATCCAGCAGATTTTACTCCAGTATGCACTACCGAATTCGTAGCTTTTGCTAAAGCATATGATGAGTTCAAAAAGCTTAACGTAGAATTAGTAGGAATGAGCGTCGACAGTATCTACTCGCATATAGCTTGGCTTAACGACATTCAGCAAAGATTTAACGTAGAAATTCCTTTCCCATTAATTGCAGATCCAGATAAAAAATTAGCTAGACTCCTAGATATAGTAGATGAAGCATCTGGAGTTACTATAAGAGCAGTATTTTTAGTTAATCCTGAAGGAATAATTAGATTTATGGCATATTATCCTATAGAATATGGAAGAAAAATAGATGAGTTATTAAGAATAACTAAGGCAGCATTAGTTAACTATAAGGCTAAAGTATCTTTGCCAGTGAACTGGGAGCCTGGAGACGATGTGATTTTACCTACTCCTACTACATTAGATGAGGCACAACTAAGGCTAAAGCTACCAAACTCAAAATCCTGGTACTTAGCTTATAAGAAATATGAAGAGTTACCTGAAAATCAAAGAGTATAA
- a CDS encoding NAD(P)/FAD-dependent oxidoreductase, with the protein MMTKNTRYLIIGSGIAGYNALKELMNLDPKSKITMITSDKYYPYDRPPLSKDYLRGKIERPALFFENEDFYKKDNLEILLNTTVVKINNDNTAELNNKDYIAFEKALIATGGRPRKLGINGENTEKVYYLRTLDDCDKIKNEAKNSKNVIIVGGGFIGIEVASSLTSLGIKTTVIEVMPYIWNTFVDEKISKFIQQYFENHGVSFILNDGVKEIGNKNNKKEVITNSGKKLESDFVLIAVGITPNVDLAQNSNIEVNNGILANEYLQTNKKNVFVAGDVANILDPITGKRRRIEHWNNAEYTGKLASRNMTGKNDKYNFLSSVWSDIFDLHIESAGDTRDYDEYIIRGKYDLDNPSFNVIYLKGGLVRGYLAINRDFSELSILNTIISEKIDISNKKQELLDETFDINKLLNK; encoded by the coding sequence ATCATGACCAAAAACACACGGTACCTAATAATAGGTAGCGGTATAGCTGGATATAACGCTTTGAAAGAACTAATGAATTTAGATCCAAAATCCAAAATAACCATGATTACTTCTGATAAATATTATCCTTACGATAGACCTCCACTATCAAAAGACTATTTAAGAGGAAAAATAGAAAGGCCAGCATTATTCTTCGAAAATGAAGACTTTTATAAGAAAGATAATCTAGAAATATTATTAAATACTACAGTAGTAAAAATAAATAATGATAATACAGCTGAACTAAATAATAAAGATTATATTGCATTTGAAAAAGCTCTAATAGCTACTGGCGGTAGACCAAGAAAGCTAGGAATAAATGGGGAAAATACAGAAAAAGTGTATTATCTTAGAACTTTAGATGACTGTGATAAGATAAAAAATGAAGCAAAAAATTCTAAAAATGTAATAATTGTAGGAGGGGGATTTATAGGAATAGAAGTTGCTTCAAGCTTAACGTCATTAGGAATAAAGACTACGGTAATTGAAGTAATGCCATATATATGGAATACATTCGTTGATGAGAAGATTTCAAAATTTATTCAACAGTATTTCGAAAATCATGGTGTATCGTTCATATTAAATGATGGAGTAAAAGAAATAGGTAATAAAAACAATAAAAAAGAAGTTATTACTAATTCTGGTAAAAAATTAGAGTCAGATTTTGTATTAATAGCAGTTGGAATAACTCCTAATGTTGATCTAGCCCAAAATAGTAACATAGAAGTGAATAATGGCATATTAGCAAACGAATATTTACAGACTAACAAAAAGAACGTATTCGTAGCTGGAGATGTAGCTAACATTCTAGATCCCATAACTGGAAAGAGGAGAAGAATTGAACACTGGAATAATGCAGAATACACAGGAAAATTAGCATCTAGAAATATGACTGGAAAAAATGATAAATATAACTTTTTATCCTCCGTTTGGTCTGATATATTCGATTTACATATAGAGTCAGCAGGAGATACAAGAGATTATGACGAGTATATAATAAGAGGCAAGTACGACTTAGATAACCCTTCATTTAACGTTATCTATCTAAAAGGTGGTTTAGTAAGGGGCTATTTAGCAATAAATAGAGACTTCTCAGAATTATCTATTCTCAATACAATAATATCTGAGAAAATAGACATTTCTAATAAGAAACAAGAGCTTCTTGATGAGACTTTTGACATAAATAAATTATTAAATAAATAG
- a CDS encoding long-chain-fatty-acid--CoA ligase, producing the protein MKSTIMDFDLTIHDIFWRIEKLYKEKEIVSRLKDNEIVRYTYLDFSKRVRKLANFLKKYEIKNNVVGSIAWNTHRHLELYFAVPMLGGVLHTINVRFHPTEMEYVINFAKDKIVFYDEEIPKSLEENTNATFISMNTIDNIVKEETEIGEFEDVNEKDGAIMCFTSGTTGHPKGVIYSHRSVFIHSLTLLSLIKENDIVMPVVPMFHISAWDVPFATMMTGSKLVLPGIKPSSADLANLIEKERVTLTVGAPTVWISFLDYLRNNKYDISSLRYIITGGAEPPKGMVKEFLEKYGVSVIHAWGMTETEAITTINTSKNIEEISKQGISLPSIEYTLITPDGKEGQWDGKTIGELIIRGSWVINEYYNDEKRTNESFVEINGKKWLKTGDLVVISKDGNIKIVDRTKDIIKSGGEWISSIDLENAIMSYEPVLEAVVIGVKDEKWGERPIAMVVLKDEYKNKIRGDDILNYLQSLNKFPKWWLPDKILFVDSIPKTSTGKLDKKVLRNITSK; encoded by the coding sequence ATGAAGTCAACTATAATGGATTTTGACTTAACAATACATGATATTTTTTGGAGAATTGAAAAATTATATAAAGAAAAAGAGATTGTATCTAGACTTAAAGATAACGAAATAGTAAGATATACTTATCTAGATTTCTCTAAAAGAGTTAGAAAATTAGCCAATTTCTTAAAAAAATACGAAATAAAAAATAACGTTGTAGGATCAATTGCATGGAATACCCACAGACACTTAGAACTATATTTTGCAGTACCAATGCTTGGTGGAGTACTACATACTATTAACGTAAGATTTCACCCTACAGAAATGGAATATGTGATAAATTTTGCCAAAGATAAGATAGTTTTTTATGACGAAGAAATTCCAAAATCACTGGAAGAAAATACTAATGCTACTTTTATTTCAATGAATACAATAGATAACATAGTAAAAGAAGAGACTGAAATAGGAGAATTTGAAGATGTAAATGAAAAAGATGGTGCAATAATGTGCTTTACTTCTGGAACAACTGGACATCCTAAAGGAGTAATTTATTCTCATAGAAGCGTATTTATACACTCTCTAACTCTACTTTCATTAATAAAAGAAAACGATATAGTAATGCCTGTTGTCCCCATGTTTCACATTTCAGCCTGGGATGTTCCATTTGCTACCATGATGACAGGAAGCAAGCTAGTATTACCTGGAATCAAACCGTCTTCGGCTGATCTAGCTAATCTAATTGAAAAAGAAAGAGTAACGTTAACTGTAGGCGCACCAACAGTATGGATTTCATTCTTAGATTACTTAAGAAATAATAAATATGACATTTCCAGTTTAAGGTATATAATAACTGGAGGAGCAGAACCACCTAAAGGAATGGTAAAAGAATTCCTTGAGAAATACGGAGTAAGTGTTATTCATGCTTGGGGAATGACTGAAACTGAAGCTATCACCACAATAAATACAAGCAAAAACATTGAAGAGATATCGAAACAAGGTATTTCATTGCCTAGTATAGAATATACCTTAATCACTCCAGATGGGAAAGAAGGACAATGGGACGGGAAAACAATAGGTGAACTAATAATAAGAGGTTCATGGGTTATTAATGAATATTACAATGATGAAAAAAGAACTAATGAAAGTTTCGTTGAGATTAACGGTAAGAAATGGTTAAAAACAGGAGATCTAGTTGTAATATCTAAAGATGGTAATATAAAAATAGTTGATAGGACTAAAGACATTATAAAAAGCGGAGGAGAATGGATATCTTCTATCGATCTAGAAAATGCAATAATGAGTTATGAACCTGTATTGGAGGCAGTAGTAATAGGAGTAAAAGATGAAAAATGGGGAGAAAGACCTATAGCTATGGTAGTACTTAAGGATGAATATAAAAATAAAATTAGAGGAGACGATATACTTAATTATTTGCAATCATTAAATAAATTCCCTAAATGGTGGTTACCAGATAAGATACTTTTCGTGGATTCAATTCCTAAAACTAGCACAGGAAAACTTGATAAGAAAGTATTGAGAAATATTACAAGTAAGTGA
- a CDS encoding SDR family NAD(P)-dependent oxidoreductase, translating into MIENLSGKVAIVTGSSRGIGRSIAIRLAKEGVKVVVNGKKRIEEAKETLSKIQSEGGDGIITMADVSTRDGCKQLVNSAIENFGKLNILINNAGLGLFSLFSNADDNLIDKQINVTLKSSIYCTQEASKVIDKSKGGDIIFMSSIAGISPAVGLSFYGIAKAGLISLTKTLAIELSPIKVNSIAPGVVRTKMGESLISLFKEPEEEWAKKRTLLGRIVEPDEIAELIVTILKIPSITGQTFIIDSGQTLLGALSG; encoded by the coding sequence ATGATAGAAAATTTATCTGGGAAAGTAGCAATAGTTACGGGCTCAAGTAGAGGAATAGGAAGAAGTATAGCAATAAGACTAGCCAAAGAAGGAGTAAAAGTAGTAGTCAATGGTAAGAAAAGAATAGAAGAAGCAAAAGAAACACTATCAAAAATTCAATCAGAAGGAGGAGATGGAATTATTACTATGGCTGATGTATCAACAAGAGATGGATGTAAACAATTAGTTAATAGTGCAATAGAAAATTTCGGAAAACTGAATATTCTTATTAATAATGCTGGATTAGGGCTTTTCTCCTTATTTTCTAATGCTGACGATAATTTGATAGATAAGCAGATTAATGTAACGTTAAAATCTTCAATTTATTGTACGCAAGAAGCATCAAAAGTTATTGATAAAAGCAAAGGCGGAGATATCATCTTCATGTCTTCTATAGCCGGGATATCGCCCGCTGTTGGTCTTTCCTTTTATGGAATTGCAAAAGCAGGTTTGATTTCGCTAACTAAGACTCTAGCTATAGAATTATCACCCATAAAAGTAAATTCTATTGCTCCAGGCGTAGTTAGAACAAAAATGGGAGAAAGCCTAATATCTTTATTTAAAGAACCAGAAGAAGAATGGGCTAAAAAAAGAACATTACTAGGAAGGATAGTAGAGCCAGATGAAATAGCAGAACTTATAGTTACAATTTTAAAAATACCAAGCATAACAGGACAGACATTTATCATAGATTCTGGACAGACATTGTTAGGAGCGTTAAGTGGATAA
- a CDS encoding MFS transporter, with protein MNRNTFDITLLLISRITRSITAGFISVVIGLYFLHIGLNLVQIGILFGIGAFASPLIAFFFSIYADIKGRKLTLLITLAFLPISIAILLLTKNFYLLGLASALGGFGIAGGLVGGGVGATVAPIQTAILAEKTDNKERTRIYSIFTLASTYAGAAGALFSHIQNYNELFIIGFILSLISFIASIPIRTQAIIKKKEEVEVRKKDLDVIRKFTYTGIFNGIAQGLITPFIPVIFEKFYNLSQGEIGNIVFFGGIVSATIMFLTPYFTEHLGFVKFIIITRAISSILVLAFPFLRTPLLAETDYVIFTTFRVFALPSQQALMMNLISERRRATASGINQTARLLPSALSTSISGVLLTIGLSIPFVSSFVVNIFNLFLYYKFFWNIPEAQAKKKVSYIPRET; from the coding sequence GTGAATAGAAATACCTTTGACATAACTTTGCTTCTTATTTCTAGAATAACAAGAAGTATAACAGCAGGATTTATTTCAGTGGTAATAGGATTATATTTCTTACATATAGGCTTAAATTTAGTCCAAATTGGTATATTATTTGGAATAGGAGCGTTCGCTTCTCCTTTAATAGCTTTCTTCTTTTCTATTTACGCTGATATTAAAGGAAGAAAATTAACTCTTTTAATAACTTTAGCGTTTCTCCCAATAAGTATAGCAATTTTATTATTAACTAAGAATTTCTACTTATTGGGTCTTGCATCAGCATTAGGAGGATTTGGAATAGCTGGAGGATTAGTTGGAGGTGGAGTAGGAGCTACAGTAGCACCTATACAGACAGCTATACTGGCAGAAAAAACTGATAATAAGGAAAGAACAAGAATATATTCAATTTTTACATTGGCTTCTACTTATGCTGGAGCAGCAGGTGCATTATTTTCTCACATTCAGAATTATAATGAACTATTTATTATTGGATTTATTTTATCACTAATTTCTTTTATTGCATCAATACCTATTAGAACTCAAGCAATTATAAAGAAAAAGGAAGAAGTAGAGGTTAGGAAGAAAGATTTAGACGTAATCCGTAAATTTACTTATACTGGTATTTTCAACGGAATAGCACAAGGATTAATAACACCATTCATTCCAGTTATCTTTGAAAAATTCTATAATTTATCTCAAGGTGAAATAGGGAATATCGTATTTTTTGGAGGAATAGTATCAGCAACTATAATGTTCTTAACTCCGTATTTTACTGAACATCTAGGATTTGTAAAATTTATTATAATTACTAGAGCTATTTCGTCAATTCTAGTTTTAGCATTTCCATTTTTGAGAACTCCTTTACTAGCGGAGACAGACTATGTAATATTTACAACGTTCAGAGTATTTGCATTACCGTCACAACAGGCTTTGATGATGAATTTGATTAGTGAAAGAAGAAGAGCTACAGCTAGTGGAATAAATCAGACTGCAAGATTATTGCCTTCAGCATTATCAACATCAATATCTGGAGTACTATTAACTATAGGATTATCTATACCTTTCGTCTCATCCTTTGTAGTAAATATATTTAACCTTTTCTTATATTACAAATTCTTCTGGAACATTCCAGAGGCACAAGCTAAAAAGAAAGTAAGTTATATTCCTAGAGAAACATAA
- a CDS encoding ribbon-helix-helix protein, CopG family — MAVLIKNMDEELYKQLKAKAALMGITVSEAIQSAIRLWLNSLESIPNENYIVMKTDKNAIEAYERGKYVLVCDGKFIGSFDSEEEVINTAKSYNKCMIGNITIDGYIEHPIFGRDINLIGREVLKRININIKKGKEICIEDP; from the coding sequence ATGGCAGTACTAATAAAAAATATGGATGAAGAATTATACAAACAACTAAAAGCTAAAGCTGCACTAATGGGTATTACTGTTTCTGAAGCCATACAATCTGCCATAAGATTATGGCTTAATTCCTTAGAAAGTATACCTAATGAAAACTATATTGTAATGAAGACTGACAAAAACGCAATAGAAGCATATGAAAGAGGAAAATATGTCCTTGTATGTGACGGAAAGTTCATAGGAAGTTTTGATAGTGAAGAAGAAGTAATCAATACTGCTAAAAGTTATAACAAATGTATGATAGGTAATATAACAATAGATGGTTATATTGAACATCCAATATTTGGTAGAGATATAAATCTAATAGGTAGAGAAGTTCTCAAAAGGATTAACATTAACATAAAAAAGGGAAAAGAAATCTGTATAGAAGACCCGTAA
- a CDS encoding 4-hydroxyphenylacetate 3-hydroxylase N-terminal domain-containing protein — MRDKNSYLSSLNDGREVYYRGKKIEDLVNHEILKISANHSAGIYDLKDRIFYDNELNSNISKYYKIPRNSNDLLDRHNMIFNHTLEFNGVFNISQAIGSDALFALMITTKKIDKNKGTKYFERVRKFYEYVAKNDLTLTTAQTDVKGDRSKRPSEQVDKDMYVRIVEKRNDGIIVKGAKAHTTQSIFADEIIVIPTRAMTEKDSDYAVAFAIPTNTKGVKMIARPIDEVEGNSSSILSRLDFEVETITIFDNVFVPWDRVFLAGEYEFAGLLANLFATYHRFTAISYRSAMSDLFIGTGSLMAKANGIQDSRHVREDLLNMIMYKEILKMSAVSAAVNPVIDEGIAIPNSLYTNVGKLYTNSHFHELITSLIDISGGILATMPSKEDIENEIEKQYIEKYLRGAIEGKDRIKLIDLAKELSASNLSGYWLTTMIHAEGSIEASKIALLRNYNLQNAEEMIMKILKSEK, encoded by the coding sequence ATGAGAGATAAGAATTCATATCTATCCTCATTAAACGATGGAAGAGAAGTTTATTATAGGGGAAAGAAAATTGAAGATTTAGTCAATCACGAAATTCTTAAGATTTCTGCTAATCATTCGGCAGGAATTTATGATTTAAAAGATAGAATATTTTATGATAATGAACTGAACAGTAATATAAGTAAATATTATAAAATACCTAGAAATAGTAATGATTTGTTAGATAGACATAATATGATTTTCAATCATACGTTAGAATTTAATGGCGTTTTTAACATTTCGCAAGCTATCGGAAGTGATGCATTATTTGCGTTAATGATAACCACAAAGAAGATTGATAAAAATAAAGGAACTAAATATTTTGAGAGAGTTAGAAAATTCTATGAATATGTAGCTAAAAATGATCTTACTTTAACTACTGCACAAACGGATGTAAAGGGTGATAGAAGTAAAAGGCCATCAGAGCAAGTAGATAAAGACATGTATGTAAGGATAGTTGAAAAAAGGAATGATGGGATAATAGTTAAAGGAGCTAAAGCACATACAACTCAATCCATCTTTGCTGATGAAATAATAGTCATACCAACTAGGGCAATGACAGAAAAGGATAGCGATTACGCAGTAGCTTTTGCTATTCCTACTAATACTAAAGGTGTAAAGATGATTGCAAGACCAATAGATGAAGTAGAGGGAAATTCATCATCTATTCTAAGTAGGCTTGATTTTGAAGTAGAAACTATAACTATTTTCGATAATGTTTTCGTACCATGGGATAGAGTATTCTTAGCCGGAGAATATGAGTTTGCGGGACTTTTAGCTAATCTTTTCGCTACATATCATAGATTTACTGCTATATCATATAGATCTGCAATGTCTGATTTGTTTATCGGTACTGGAAGCCTAATGGCTAAAGCTAATGGAATACAAGATTCTAGACATGTAAGGGAAGACTTACTTAATATGATCATGTACAAGGAGATTTTAAAAATGAGTGCAGTTTCCGCAGCTGTAAATCCAGTAATAGATGAAGGGATAGCTATTCCTAATTCTCTTTATACTAATGTAGGTAAACTATATACTAACTCGCATTTCCACGAACTTATCACAAGTCTTATAGATATCTCTGGTGGGATATTGGCTACAATGCCTTCTAAAGAGGATATTGAAAATGAAATAGAAAAACAATATATAGAAAAGTATTTGAGAGGTGCAATAGAAGGAAAAGATAGAATAAAATTAATAGATTTAGCTAAGGAATTATCTGCTAGCAATTTATCAGGATATTGGTTAACTACTATGATTCATGCAGAAGGTTCTATAGAAGCTAGTAAAATAGCACTATTAAGGAATTATAATTTACAGAATGCCGAAGAAATGATAATGAAAATATTAAAAAGTGAGAAATGA
- a CDS encoding DUF6955 family protein: MKIYIWLNEEVTKKLEELGLNYAKDVLGGMKRIEIEVEENTVNEIVKLFPNVKVDTSTTKSIELLPKHFKNEILKVIIEKRKDPKEALLDALQTFKRLR, translated from the coding sequence ATGAAGATCTATATTTGGCTTAATGAGGAAGTAACTAAGAAATTGGAAGAATTAGGCCTCAATTACGCTAAAGACGTTCTTGGAGGAATGAAAAGAATAGAAATAGAGGTTGAGGAAAATACTGTAAATGAAATAGTAAAGTTATTCCCCAATGTAAAAGTAGATACATCTACTACTAAGTCTATTGAATTATTACCCAAACATTTCAAAAATGAGATTCTTAAAGTAATAATAGAAAAAAGGAAAGATCCTAAAGAAGCATTATTAGATGCTTTACAGACATTTAAGCGCTTAAGATGA
- the sat gene encoding sulfate adenylyltransferase — protein MNLIGHGRVEIIERVRKFREFRELQKIEVKRQIAHEIISIAYGFLSPLKGFMTYDEVDSVINEMRLPNSILWPIPIVFDLTSKINAKEGDIIGITYLGKPLAIMEVKEIFSYDKVKMAERVYKTKDVKHPGVKRTLNYADKFLAGDIWLINEPIFNVPYSNFWLTPRMHREVFEKKGWKRIVVFQTRNVPHTGHEYLMKYAWFAANENEKVDEPKTGILVNVVIGEKRIGDYIDEAILLTHDALSKYGYISKKVHLLSFTLWDMRYAGPREAVLHTIIRSNLGCTHHVFGRDHAGVGNYYSPYEAHKIFDNIDERDLLIKPIFLRENYYCPKCGSIENEILCDHKDEKQEFSGSLLRSVILDEVKPTKIVMRPEVYDILMKTAKEYGLGSPFVTEEYLEKRQKIFELGEE, from the coding sequence ATGAACCTAATAGGTCATGGAAGAGTTGAAATAATTGAAAGAGTGAGAAAATTTAGGGAATTTAGGGAGTTGCAAAAAATTGAGGTAAAGCGACAGATTGCCCATGAAATAATAAGTATTGCCTATGGTTTTCTCTCACCATTAAAGGGTTTTATGACCTATGATGAGGTCGATTCAGTCATAAATGAAATGAGATTGCCAAATAGTATACTGTGGCCTATTCCCATCGTCTTTGACTTAACTAGTAAAATAAACGCTAAAGAAGGTGATATAATAGGAATAACCTATTTAGGTAAACCTTTAGCCATTATGGAAGTTAAGGAAATCTTTAGTTATGATAAAGTAAAAATGGCTGAAAGAGTGTACAAGACGAAGGATGTTAAACATCCTGGGGTAAAAAGAACATTAAATTATGCAGATAAATTCTTAGCCGGAGATATTTGGCTAATTAACGAACCTATATTCAATGTTCCATATTCTAATTTCTGGCTAACTCCAAGAATGCATAGAGAGGTTTTCGAAAAGAAGGGTTGGAAGAGAATAGTAGTATTCCAAACCAGAAATGTACCTCATACTGGCCATGAATATTTAATGAAGTACGCATGGTTTGCTGCTAATGAAAATGAGAAAGTAGACGAACCCAAGACCGGAATTTTAGTTAATGTTGTAATAGGGGAGAAGAGGATAGGTGATTACATTGATGAAGCGATACTTTTAACTCACGATGCATTGTCTAAGTACGGATACATAAGTAAAAAGGTACATCTTCTTTCGTTCACCTTATGGGATATGAGATATGCAGGACCTCGAGAAGCCGTTCTTCATACAATAATTAGAAGCAATTTAGGTTGTACACATCATGTGTTTGGCAGGGATCATGCTGGAGTTGGAAACTATTATTCCCCATATGAAGCGCACAAAATATTTGATAATATTGATGAAAGGGATCTTTTAATTAAACCTATCTTTTTGAGAGAGAATTATTATTGTCCTAAATGTGGAAGCATAGAAAACGAGATCCTCTGTGACCATAAGGATGAAAAACAAGAATTTAGTGGTAGCCTATTGAGGAGTGTTATATTAGATGAAGTAAAACCAACTAAGATAGTGATGAGACCAGAAGTATATGACATCTTAATGAAGACGGCTAAGGAGTATGGTTTAGGAAGTCCATTTGTAACTGAGGAGTACTTAGAAAAAAGACAAAAAATATTTGAATTAGGTGAGGAATGA
- a CDS encoding phosphoadenylyl-sulfate reductase, with product MLNKEELKALNDYFEEKEPLEVLKWGVEKFYPKIILACSLQAEDLVILDMLSKIVEKPRIFIIDTGRLHQESYDLIDEIAKRYSVDIKIYFPDYREVEDLVNKYGINLFYKSVEFRKMCCEIRKVRPVKRALEGMNAWITGLRREQNFTRGEIKKIEIDEINGGIVKLNPLADWTLEQVWDYIKKNNVSYNKLYDKGYKSIGCVPCTRPVKPWEHPRAGRWWWEQNSDKECGLHYRKEVK from the coding sequence ATGTTGAACAAAGAGGAACTAAAAGCTTTAAATGACTATTTTGAGGAGAAGGAACCATTAGAAGTTTTAAAATGGGGAGTTGAGAAGTTTTATCCTAAAATAATTCTAGCTTGCAGTTTACAAGCAGAGGATCTAGTAATTTTGGATATGTTAAGTAAAATAGTAGAAAAACCAAGGATCTTCATAATAGATACCGGTAGACTGCATCAAGAAAGCTATGATCTGATAGATGAAATAGCCAAAAGATATAGTGTTGACATTAAGATATATTTTCCTGATTATAGAGAGGTTGAGGATCTAGTTAATAAATACGGAATCAATTTGTTTTATAAAAGTGTAGAATTTAGGAAAATGTGCTGTGAAATAAGGAAAGTTAGACCTGTTAAGAGAGCATTAGAAGGTATGAATGCTTGGATAACTGGATTAAGAAGGGAGCAGAACTTTACTAGAGGAGAAATTAAGAAAATTGAGATAGATGAGATAAATGGTGGAATAGTAAAACTAAATCCATTAGCAGACTGGACTTTAGAACAGGTATGGGATTACATAAAGAAGAACAACGTATCTTACAATAAACTTTACGATAAGGGATATAAGAGTATAGGCTGTGTACCTTGTACTAGACCCGTTAAACCGTGGGAGCATCCACGTGCAGGTAGGTGGTGGTGGGAGCAAAATAGTGATAAGGAGTGCGGTCTCCATTATAGAAAAGAGGTGAAGTAG